Within Thermus hydrothermalis, the genomic segment TTGACGACAACCCCTCCCGCCATCAACACCCCGTAGTAGGCCATCACGTACTGGGGAGTATTGGGAAGCATCAATGCTACCCGATCCCCCTTCCGAAGACCCAAGTGCTGCAAATTTGCCGCAACCCTCTGCGTCAAAGCAAGAAGCTCGCCATACGTCACCTTCGTGCCGTAAAAGAAAAGGGCTTCCTTTGAATGCCACTTACGAGCTGACTCCTCCAAGAGAGCATGTACAGGGACCTCAGGGTACTCAAGCTGCCACGGCACTCCCGGGTCGTAAAACTTCAGCCAGGGCTTTTCTTGCGCACGGGTCATTTTCCTGCCCCCCTCTTGCGGTCTAGCTCCTGCAACAATTTCCTGGCCCGCTCGTGCTCGTATTGATCCTCGGCAGTGTTGGCGGGAGTTGCCAGCGCCGTTTTTAACCCGCGATCGGATTCCTGGAAATCCCCTATTAGCAGGTTGGCGTAGCCCCCATCTACATAACCGAGAATGACCCGCTTGGAGTTGCTTCGCAAAGACTCCGCTTTGTCAAGGAACACGCGAACCTGGTCCCGCCGACATCCAAAAATCAAGCATATGTTCCGCGAAACACCCTCCGCATGCCACAAAGCCATGCCGATATAGGGGTCGGGAAAGTGAGGTGCCAGTTCTATGGATTTACTGAAGGCAGAACGTATCTGGTTCACCAACAGGGCTTGCGTGAAGAGCCCTGCGTACTGAACATACCGTCCCAACGCCTGCCCCAAAGCGAAGTACGCCTTGGCTTCAGCGCTCACCTCAAAGGATGCCCTCCGCTTCTCTTGTGGAGCCAACTTGATCGCCTCGCGCGCCGCATCCGCAGCTCGCCTAAACCAGTCTTGGCGTTCGGCCTCCTGCGCCTGATAGCGGGCATAATTCGTCGCGCTATAGGAAGCCAAAATGTAGCCCCAAGCATCCTTACGCTGTAGCGCCTTCTCGTACGCCTCCCGGTAACGTCCAGCACCATGCAAGGCCTCGAGGTCAGCCAAGTCCGACGGAAAATCCGGTGGGGAAACAACCCGAAGTTCAGATTGATTGCCCACCCCAACCTGAGAAACCAGAACCAAACCAATAACCGCCCCGTGTACGGCTTTCCGCAGGCTCACCAACATCTGCTTCGCCCCCCTCCAAACCGCTCCGTCGCCTTCTAAAGGCGATCCGCTGCAAGCGTTGGTGCCTACATTAGGCGGGGGCAAGCTTGAACGTCAAGGGGCGGGGACGGTTTTAACAACACTACACGTACTCTTAGTCCATATTGTCTTTTGTCTCGCTTTTTATACATTATGCAAAACTTTGATATTGCTAGCCTTTTAGCTCAATTGTACAAGCATCTTAACGGCTCTTGACAGAAGCCTTGACCCGGTCTAAGGTGATAACTGCATTCCCAAACGGGAGGTGACAAACCTATGTACGAACCTTTTTCCGACGAATGGGCCAAAGCATACTGCGAAGCACTGAACGGCAATTCCGCCTATCGCCAGGCCGCAGCGACATGGGAAGGGGCGCTAATCTTGGCGGTAGAGCCGGATCCCGCCTTTGGCCTGGAAGAAAAGCGGGGCATTTACCTGGATCTTTACCACGGTGAATGCCGAGGTGCACGACAAGCTACTGCGCAGGATTTTGAGGAAGCACCATACATCATTACCGCTGATGCCCGTACATGGAAGCAAATCATTGAGGGAGAACTGGACCCCGTATCCGCACTCATGCGGGGGAAAGTAAAGCTCGAAAAGGGGGACCTTGCCGCGCTCAGCCAGTACATGATGGCAGCCCTAGAGCTCACCAATACGGCAAAACAAGTCCCCACCCAGTATCCAGAAGGGCTCTAACCATGCGTGCGGTTGTTTTTGAAGGCAAGGAACGAATCGCAGTCAAAAGGGTGGACCCCCCTAGCCTCCAACACCCGTTAGATGCTCTGGTACGGGTGCATTTAGCTGGGATTTGCGGTTCCGACCTGCACCTTTACCACGGCAAAATCCCCGTACTCCCAGGAAGCATTCTGGGTCACGAATTCGTGGGCCAGGTAGAGGCGGTAGGTGAGGGTATCCCGAACCTCAGGCCGGGTGATTGGGTTGTAGGGCCCTTCCACATCGCATGTGGCACCTGCACCTACTGTAGGAGGCAACAGTACAACCTATGCGAGCGAGGGGGCGTCTACGGTTACGGCCCCATGTTCGGCAACCTCCAGGGTGCCCAAACAGAACTGCTACGGGTACCTTTTGCCCACGTCAATCTTCGCAAACTGCCCCCAAACCTCAGCCCTGAGAGGGCCATCTTTGCCGGCGACATACTTTCCACGGCGTACGGGGGCCTTATTCAGGGCCAGTTCCGTCCCGGGGACAGCGTAGCAGTCATCGGAACTGGGCCTGTGGGATTGATGGCCATCGAAGTGGCACAGGCGTTAGGCGCGAGCAAAGTTCTGGCCATTGACCGTATTCCCGAGCGCTTGGAACGTGCTGCCGCTCTCGGCGCCATTCCTATAAATGCTGAGCGAGAAAATCCGGTCCGCCGCGCTCGTTCTGAAACCAATGATGAAGGACCTGATCTGGTCCTCGAGGCCGTGGGCGGGCCAACCACTCTTAGCCTAGCCATAGAGATGGTACGGCCGGGTGGAAGGGTATCAGCTGTCGGCGTGGACAACGCACCCTCCTTCCCCTTTCCCTTGGCTTCTGGGCTAGTCAAGGACCTAACCTTCCGAATAGGGCTAGCCAACGTCCATTTGTACATTGATACCGTTCTGGCTCTCCTGGCAAGCGGGCGGCTAAAACCGGAGAAGATCGTTTCCCATTATCTTCCTCTAGAAGAAGCTCCTCGGGGATACGAGCTGTTTGACCGCAAAGAGGCGCTCAAAGTGCTTTTGATAGTTAGGGGGTGAAAAGATGTTGCGCGAAGGTTTCCAGACAGCACGGGAAGGCTTAAAGGATTCCTTTCCTCTCCAACTTTACCATAAGGCGAAAAAGTATTTCTGGGACCCTAAAGCCATTGACTTCTCGGTTGACAAAGAGAGCTTTGCTGCGCTGAACGAAGGGCAGAAAGAAGCTTCGCTCCACTTGGCTTCCCTCTTTGTGTCCGGGGAAGAAGCTGTAACCCTTGACCTGCTTCCCTTGGTTCAGGTGATCGCTCGTGAGGGGCGATTGGAAGAAGAGATGTACCTAACCACCTTCCTCGTGGACGAAGCCAAACACGTAGAATTCTTTGATCTCCTCATTCGGGAGGTGGCCCGAGAAACTAATCTAGAGCGGTTCCATAGCAATAACTACAAAAAGATCTTCTACGAGGAACTTCCGAAAGCAATGGGGCGGCTTTTGGACGATCCCTCCCCGGAAGCGCAAGCAGAAGCCGCAGTTACGTACAACATGATCGTTGAGGGCGTTTTGGCGGAAACAGGCTACTACGCCTATTATCGCGCCGCTGAACTCTTAGGTCAACGGGGCGTGAAGCTTCCCGGAACGATAGAGGGTATTCGCCATGTCCAGCGCGACGAGTCTCGCCATATCGCCTACGGCATTTACCTCCTTTCCCGGTTGCTCGCAGAAAACCCATCCTTGTGGGAGATCGTGGAGCGCCGAATGAACTACCTTCTTCCCTACGCCCTCGGCGTCGTTCAAGACATTTTCCGCGCCTACCCGCAGGGGTTTCCCCTTCAACTAGAAGTCGGGGAGTTCGTCAACTATGCCATGGGCCAGTTCCAAAAGCGCTACCGGCGATTGGAGCTGGCTCGCAACCAGAGCCTAAAAGAGATTGAACAAATTGCCTTAGAAATGGAGGAAGGAGAAGCTTAAACCATGGTCATCAACGTCCCGCGTCAAATTGACGAGTTCCTGAAGCGCGTTGGACCGCTTTACATTGGGGGTAGGTTCGTAGAAGCTGAGGACGGGGAGCGCTTCCCTGTCCTCAACCCAGCTACGAAGGAGGTCCTCGCCTGGGTAGCGCGGGCCAAAGCTCCCGATGTAGACCAGGCTGTTCTCGCTGCTGAAAGGGCCCTTCAGGGCTCATGGGGACGGACAAGCCCCGACGAAAGGGGCCGCTTGCTTTTCCGGCTCGCGGAGCTTATAGAGGAGCACGCCGAAGCCCTCGCCATTCTGGAAGCCCTTAACGTCGGCAAGCCCTATATTGAGGCTCGGACCGCAGATATTCCCCTGGCTGCACAACACTTTCGCTATTTTGCCGGATGGAGTACCAAATGGTCAGGGGAAGTTCTCCCGGTCTCTCTCCCAGGAAACTACCTTGCCTACACCCGGCGCGAACCCTTAGGCGTGATCGGAGCAATTACCCCTTGGAACTTCCCCCTCCTCATTACGAGCTGGAAGTTAGCCCCCG encodes:
- a CDS encoding SCP2 sterol-binding domain-containing protein, translating into MYEPFSDEWAKAYCEALNGNSAYRQAAATWEGALILAVEPDPAFGLEEKRGIYLDLYHGECRGARQATAQDFEEAPYIITADARTWKQIIEGELDPVSALMRGKVKLEKGDLAALSQYMMAALELTNTAKQVPTQYPEGL
- a CDS encoding alcohol dehydrogenase family protein; its protein translation is MRAVVFEGKERIAVKRVDPPSLQHPLDALVRVHLAGICGSDLHLYHGKIPVLPGSILGHEFVGQVEAVGEGIPNLRPGDWVVGPFHIACGTCTYCRRQQYNLCERGGVYGYGPMFGNLQGAQTELLRVPFAHVNLRKLPPNLSPERAIFAGDILSTAYGGLIQGQFRPGDSVAVIGTGPVGLMAIEVAQALGASKVLAIDRIPERLERAAALGAIPINAERENPVRRARSETNDEGPDLVLEAVGGPTTLSLAIEMVRPGGRVSAVGVDNAPSFPFPLASGLVKDLTFRIGLANVHLYIDTVLALLASGRLKPEKIVSHYLPLEEAPRGYELFDRKEALKVLLIVRG
- a CDS encoding R2-like ligand-binding oxidase; protein product: MLREGFQTAREGLKDSFPLQLYHKAKKYFWDPKAIDFSVDKESFAALNEGQKEASLHLASLFVSGEEAVTLDLLPLVQVIAREGRLEEEMYLTTFLVDEAKHVEFFDLLIREVARETNLERFHSNNYKKIFYEELPKAMGRLLDDPSPEAQAEAAVTYNMIVEGVLAETGYYAYYRAAELLGQRGVKLPGTIEGIRHVQRDESRHIAYGIYLLSRLLAENPSLWEIVERRMNYLLPYALGVVQDIFRAYPQGFPLQLEVGEFVNYAMGQFQKRYRRLELARNQSLKEIEQIALEMEEGEA